In Hemibagrus wyckioides isolate EC202008001 linkage group LG16, SWU_Hwy_1.0, whole genome shotgun sequence, the sequence ATAATTTTTCTACGACTCTCGCTGTAGCCACGTCTTTCCTTCCTTGGAAAATAAAGACACCGTCACATGCAGGATCTCAGTGTAATACTAGATTCTACTTGTAAATTATCACCTTTCTGTTAGTgtgataataaaataacagatcTTGGTGTTAAACACACAGCTCGCTGGTAGCTGATAATCATTGCCCCCTGCTGGTCACACTGCACTCAGGTGAAATATTTCCCCTTGGGTCTCTGTTTTCCTGGGATTTGCTGAACAGGACCCAGGGCTTactgaagaatgaatgaatgaagaaattaAATGTAGGCGGTGAAGGATTTTAagcaaaaagaataaaatgaaacactCCTCAGGCCACAGCTTTCGTTCTGGAGCAAGCTTTAAGAGAAAGCAGCATCATGAGAGAATTTCTTCCACGTAAGTGATCTTCACGGTGAGTGAGAAACGGGCAGTCGGAGAGAATACAGGTGGGATTTTATCCTCTCTTATAAAGAGCTCCTGGATGAAGAGCTTCATTTTCTCTCGTTTCAGAACTGCTTTTAGAAAATTGAGCTATAAATTAAAAACCTCAAAGCAGTGTGAAGATTCCTAATGAgaggtttgaggtgtgtgtgtgtatgtgtgataataATAGGGACACACTGTGATAATAATAgggacaggacacacacacacacacagtgtttggtGATAATGCCTCCTGATATCGCCTACGTTCCGATCCTGTGAGTAGTGCACCCTTGTAGACTTCAGACCCTCAGAAACCTCAAAGGACTGCATCATCTTCATGTCCTCCTACATGTGGAATTTGACTCAGCTTGAATGGTATTCTGGGTAACCTGCTGCTTGAGTCTTCACTGATGttgtggtggtgaaggtggagTGAACGAGGGCTGTTAAAACCATATTGGAACAGAGACATGAAGATTAACAGGCATATTGCAGGAATCACAGGTCTCAGAGTTACCCAGCAGCACCTCACTGTGAACAGAGTGACCTCTCTATGACCGTTAACCTTTAACCAGAGTGGAGCTGTGACCTTTAAAGGCCGATAAGGTCGTGAGATCTGTAGCTGAAAAAAATCTTCAAAAATGTAGCATTCTGCAGAATGTAGTGGGTTCAGTGGAAAACCAGTAGAAGTTCTTTGCGTTCCTTTAATTTCGTGGGGTTTAGTGATGTAACCCCAGCCGTGACCTTTCCCTGAGTGAAGATGAGACACGCTCCAGCAGGAGGAACAGCTACTAACAGCTAATGAAGCTgctaataaaacaataaactcATCAAGCCTTCATCCTTAGCCCTGTTAGCGCCTGTGGTCTGGACGCAGAGCAGAAGCAGATGGACGTGTGCGGGATCTTCATCCACCAGCTGCTTTTACACACATTTCCGACACTCCAGCAGTCCGGAGCGGCTCGGATGGAGGGAATGTGGCACCTTTTCCTGTCGTCCTCCCACTAAGAGCAGCTGCTTGTTTCCCCCCATGTCCTCTCCACGCTGTGATGATGCAGTGCCAGGATTATTTTGAGCGCGTTCTTTcttagtggtgtgtgaggtggcaGATGGCGCAGTGCTGAAGGGGTTTCGGCGCTCTGACGGCTCAATCCAGGAGGAAATTTGGGTCAGCGCTATTTAATATTCAGCTAGAAAGCTTAAATGGAAAGGCATCTGctcaaaatgtaataattaacaACAAAACCGAAAAGATTTGAACAGGTCGGGTTTACACTGAGATTCCAGATGCTTCTGTGTGATTTTTAGACCAGATCAAATCCACGTCCTCTAAGAAATTTAAAGACTGAATTACTGATTATTTTTACACCATTTCTGTGTCAGATCATGTTAGTCCCACAGTGGGATTATGTGTGACGGAGAATTTTAAACCAAGGGAAAGCAAACAAGGCATTTCCTGTAGATCTTGGATGATTTTGTTCGTCTCTGATGATGAAACTATGAATGTGATTAAATGTCAAGCTAAAAAACAGCAGTATACAATTTTATACTTATCTGTTTTTTCAGTTATAAACATATTTGACATACATCTCTCCTGCGTGTGACGCTGCGTGTTGGGCAGATTTGTAAATGACGTCTCCTTCAAAGTGATTCATTTTGGTTGAGACACAAGCAAATCAGGGTTTTCCTGCATCTCTGCATTCAGACACTGTGGCttgcaaaatattttttgaatgCTGCTCTGACTTGTGAATCAGTAACTGAATCAAAACTGCAAAATTTGATTCAGTTGAACGGGATTGGTTCAAAAGGGTTGATTCAGTAAAGTGACTCTTACTGCACTGTTGTCACTGTCTTTTGGTCACATGACTCTCACACCGCACTATGCACCtacacaactgtgtgtgtgtgagtgtgttagaacAGTTTAATCCGTAATATGCAATTAATatccaataaaaaataaatacagatgtttCTGTAGCTGTTAATACACAatataaactctgtgtgtgtgtgtgcaggtttaaTGATCGGCTCAGGATGTGCTCTTTATCCTCTGGGATGGAACAGTGAGGAGGTGAAACAGACCTGCAGTAACGCCTCAGACCAGTTTAACCTCGGTAAGAttacagctttttttcccctgaaacaCAGTCCACCAATCTGTTCTTCCTCTTACTTTCtcattacagctttacctctaactaatacacagtgctgacactggagactccttccacacatcttACACACAAACCATCATCTATACAAAATATCTAaacaattacacacatcactaactatataaatgagccgttactatagaaacaataagttatcagagcgagtgcattaatataaagctgtgatgtaCAGCTcctctactgtcagagctgctgttagagagaattaatcaccagCTGACCATCAAccagtccagaactcagcagcactGTGATGAAATAAGGGAAATTTCTTTATATAATCAGAAAATTTTCTTAGcgtttattgtattgtatatgttCACAACAAACAGATGCTtagttctctgtgtgtgtgtgtgtgtgtgcacgtgcagGTTCGTGTGAACTCGGCTGGGCTTTTTACTGCACGTGTGCTGGAGCTGCTGTTACTGTGCTGTTGTGTACGTGGATGTCCTGCTTTGCcgggaaaaaacagaaatactatccatactgagaacacacacacaaacacacacacacacatgcatctcAGACATAAAAAGTTGAACACATGCCTGAAAAATCTTCATGACTCTTAAAAGACACTGAAAGAGCAATTTTCATGCATgactgacctttgaccttcccaggtgtgtgtttggattatttttatttttttatcagagCAAAAGCTCTGCTCTTTATTTACTAAGCCAGTTTTAATTATTGTATGTATTTAAAGTATAacagttgtttttttgtcctctGTGTGTAACTAAAGGTGTTTGGGTCACTGACTCTTCcagtttattagttattattaaaaagaaatactaTTAGTCTCTTCACGTTTTATTTTAGTGTTgtactgtttttatatttatatactatgACCTTAAATATTTCACATGCAATAAAAACAGCTCGCGTGGAgcatttgtttaaaatgtgGAATAAATGGtgtaatttttattctttccaaAATCGTTGAGTCATTATAATTTCCCCTTTTCCcaataattaaatgtttaacCTGCAGCTGTTATTTTCTGAGTTTAATATCGTTATTCATTATTGTACTCattgtgaaatgttttcttgctCTGGATATTGATCAAGCAGGAAATTGAGCACATCTGAAGCTTGGTCTCAGAGAAATCAAACCCGACCTTGAGGAACATTCCTAAATGAAAGGACCTTGCTGGTGGGTTTCAGTACGAAGAACATGCTCATAatcctgtttatttgttttctctcGAGGTGCTTTCTTGTAACTTCAAATATTTTCCAGCCTTTTGTGTGATATGTGGCTCATAGTCGCATGGGATGGTTTGCTAACGagtttatatttatacagaGCACCAGATCCAACACACACAAgggcatttgtgtgtgtaaaaatgacaTCACTTCATACTTTAATAAGAATCAACCATTATTTTAGATATCTTATATCCGTGTCCCTTATATCCGGCGGTGGTggcggctcaagtggttaaggctctgggtcgttgactggaagatcaggggttcaagcactGCCAAGCATCAGCattgccaagttgccactgttgggcccttgagcaaggcccttaaccctctcggttccaggggtgctgtatcatgactgaccctgcactctgaccccaacccctaagcctgggatatgtgaagaaagaattttaactgtgctgtaatgtatatgtgacaaataaaggctatttcttttcTAGCTGTTACGAGTCTTTCACGCGGTCTTCCACAAATAAGGGCATCTTGTGGGTCACAACAAGATAGGAGGAATCTTTGGAAACTACCATGGCTAATACAAACTTCTCACATGTCTAAAGTTTAGGCACTAGTGAGCCATCTAGTGTCAGTTCTACATTACCATTTACAAAGATTGGTGAATTATATTAATTTCTCTCGTAATTTGATAAGATAATAATATCTCATGTGTATATTGATTAATAATGCAACTGAATCCACTTCACAACAGGACGTTTGGCTCATTTTCaccgaactggcttgtttctgattccatttattttcagtgagTCGGATCATTTGACTCGGCTCACCACTTAGAAGGGATTCCTTCGACTCCCAAACGACTCGTGGAGTTTTCTTTCTATACCGGACAAAGTTTTACGATGTTTTGAGCTGCGATTGTTTTTCTTCGCCTATCAATGGGTGTAActgttaataatataattgtGCTGCTGTCTAAAACACAAACGGTTCATGCATGTGATTCAGCTGTGAAGAAGCCATGACCACGCCTTTCCGTATTTGTGCAGTTCCCTGAAGGATTGTGGGTAGTGTAGTACTTCTGCATTCAAACTAAAGTTTAGCTTCACGCTAACTTGTAGATTGTCATATATTATCTCTTAAAGTCGTGAATAATAGTACTAATAATTACGTTACATACATATAACAACTGGAGTcagtaattgttttttttactgttctGGTTCAAAAGAGACGGCTGAAAAATAGCGATAGGGCTGGTGTTAACACGTGACAGACTTTCTGTAATTTGACTGGCTAAATCGACTGCGTCAACGAccaatcagagtgaagatctCCACCGCCAAAGTCAAATCAGTATGAACGTTTAGTGTTTGAAAGCGGCGGCGTGAGAGGAGACGTGAGATCcttcaaaatatataaatcatcACGTTATTTTGGTCCTTGTATTGTTTTTGGGGGTGATTTTAACAAATATTATATTTGCGAATCTTCAGGAGTGAAGGTAAGATGTTTTTGAAACTGTTATGAGGGCGTTgttaagtgaaataaaaaaacatgcctCAGTCTCAAATGTAGTGCACTGTTTCAGATCTTATTTTGATGTTAGTAACTAAACGGATAGCTAAACTAATCTTTAACTGAATTGCTGTTGTAAATGTTGGTCTTTTAATAATGATCGAAATGTCATACCTCGTGCAGATTCACGGATTCTGACTAGCAACAGTTTTCCATTGTTTAGTGTTCATGCTGTGATTGGGAAAACTTGTAATATGTGCAGTGGTGTTATAACCTGCAAAAAGTAGATTCTATTAAAAagacatgaagaagaagaagaaacaacaaTAAGAAAACAGCGTAATATCATTGTGTTATGGGCTGTGAGCTAAAATGTCGACTGCGCATGCGCCAACACAAGTTTTATTTCTCAATAATGCGATATTATTTTATAACGGTTTATTAGagatttctttgttttgtgtttttgtttattttttttaagttacaTCTGTAAATGCATTCCTTATTAAGAATGACAGCACCATGTCGTGTTTAATTTTCCACAGTTTACTCAAAAGGATAGTAATGAAATTGTCTCATTGCTTATTTTTCTCCAAATTGTTCCTCTTGTTGTCATTTGAAAAAGAGAGAATTGACCTCTGGGGAAAAACCCGCCCCAGACATGCTGCTTCACCAGGCGCCGCCTCCTTAGTGGAATGCAGGCTGGGATTGAAATCTCAATAATAACAGCAGGCTCTGTGTTGGACATGTAGCTCCTTAATGATGCTCTGTCACCTcttttaattaactttattcatgtttttttgtgcaGGTGATTATCTAACCCCAGCGGAGGAGTGAGCAAGTGACGGCAAAATGGACACGGCAGTTAAAAAGGTGAGTGAAGGGAAGAACTAGATGCTAGGAAACAGGACGTATTaatgctgtatgtgtgtagatagGATGTTATAGTGTGATTTTtatctgttatttattaatgattctTTTTCAGAGCAATAAGGAAAACTCCAAGCCGGAGGCAGGACCAAAAAAAACAGAGTCCAGAAATGTCATATCAAAGCAGCAGCTGACGAGACCTGCACCACTGCGGTCCAAAAACAACCCGATGGATGAAAAGGCAGGGTTAGGTTTAGACAAGGCCGAGTTAAAAGCGAAGGTTAAACAGTCAAAACCAGCCAAGATCAACAATTCAGGTCCCATGCAGCGGAACACTCTGAGTCAGGCCTTCCGTACCGAACAAACTCTGAGACACAGGAAACTGGTGCTGGAAACCCAGAAGCCTCCTTCATCTGTCCCTCCGAAACCCCTCCTCCCGGGCACCTACAAGGGCAGAGTGGTACAGTCCAAAATAGACTGCTTTAGGAAGCCGCAGAGTGGCCACGAGAAGAACCCGAGTGAGAACAAGACCAAAGCTGAGACAGCAGTTCGGTCCAAATCAACTACAGTTCTGTCTGCTTCCACAAGAGCAAGAGTCCAGCATAGTGTGGAGAGGAAAGCGAAGTCAGGGTCAGCCGCAAGGATCAATGTGCAGAAGATGGTTCCTCAAAGGCAGATACAGACCACAGCTCCAGCTAGGACAACTACAATTTCCACCAAACCATCTACCCTCTCCAGGAAACCATCTACTATCTCCATCAAACcttccaccatctccaccaaaAAACATACCATCTTTACCAAACCTTCCACAATCTCCACCAAACCATCTGTGATCTCTAGGAAACCAGTTACAATGTCTGCAAGACCCCCAACAGTGACATCATTCATCAAGAAGAAAGAACCAACAAAATCCGCTGCAGCTGCTAGCGAGCAGAAACCTCAAAGGCCTGTCTCAAGCTCCATCAGCCAGTACAGAGTCCGAGTGGAATCCGCCGAGGAGAGACGGTGAGTCAAGAACATCACAACATACCACATCATAACATGACCACAGTGGTGAACTTGCTGTTATaggtgtatctctctctctctctctctcacaggaaGAAGTTAGCTGATTGGTTGGCGTTGAAAGGGAAAACTCAGAAAAGGCCGGCAATAATGGGGAAGTCTGCTTCTCAGACATGTAAACCTCGACTcggtgctgaaggtgaagataAAGCTCAGCCTGAAGCGAGTGAACAAGCTGAAGTGGTGCCTGTCAATGAAACACACAAGAGTGAGGTTCCTCAGAGGAAACCTGCATTCTCTAACACCCCGAGTCACATCctcaacaccacactggaccTGCTGGACAACTCGGACACAGAGCTGCCTGCAGAACCTGAAATCAGGATGGAATCGGTATTGCACCTCCACAtctccactgaacacacacatatagctTTTACACagcccaagtgtgtgtgttgtatttatcagagaattacaaacacacacactgagttaaCATTACAAGTAGGATGTACAGAAAGTATAAaagtggtgtataatatactgaatatgtacagtgtattagactgtgtgtgagtgagcgttcCAGTGCTTCAAGAGCGTCCAGATTCttttaggaaaaaaatgtaatttaattgtaATTTATGTTGCAATTTTAAGGTTTGACTTTTTTGAcgtgtaaatatttaattattttgttatttactGGATtatttgttctgtttctgtagCTGGTGATAAACCTGTGTGAGAGATTGGAGGCAATGGAAACTCCGTCCACATGTGAGAGCGGTGAGTTTTATTCAAATGACATCAGTTTTAATCAGTCAACAGAAATGGAGACTGTTTGAGTTTTTATGCTCTTCTGCACCTCAGAAGAGTACAACTAATTAATCTCAATGTTTATTGTAACTGTTGAACAATATATGACTAATGAAATGATTTTCTAATTTATGGAGCAGACACAAAGGCCGGAGGAAGCACAGAGGCCGAGGTGAAGGTAGAAGAAGAAACACCTGAGTATGAAATTCTGGAGGAGGAAGAACTGAGCGAGGAACCAAACTCCTCTGCTGGAGTGGacaagaaagaggaggaggaggatggagaggaagaaaagaaaactatCAAGGTCAAggcagaggaagagaagaaactGTCTGATTGTGATGAAGAGGAGGGTGAAGAGGAGGAGATGGACTCCACACCTGCAGATGTTTTGAATGCGTGTGTTGTGAAGTACAGCGTGAAAACTACTCCTTATTTGCAGAGGTGAAGTTTCAGGGTTCTCTGTTTACTTTGGTCTTTATTGAATCTTTCTGTCTTCTAGTCCTATTGATTTTGATATTAATTAGCAAAACaatattaatcatttaatcaccatcatgtttattattattgcacatTAATACTATTTAATTGTAATATAttaatctatttttttaatgatgtattgcagttctgtgtatttaattataattatttattcatattttcattGTAAATTATCTTTCTTTGGATCTGTTTTAAAGATTATTgctgtttggttttatttggattttatcTGTTTGTATGAAAGCTTATAAAATTTATGAATTCATTCCTTTACTGCTGCTCttttgtgctggtgtttgtattgagtgacaggtagattggttggttggttgattgatgGTGTGTTTTGGTTTGTGTTGTTCTGATCAGTGTGAAGAAGAGGATGGAGGGTGAAATGGCTAACGGTACTCCAGGCTCTTGCTGTAAAAGTTCCATTAAAAAGCTGAAGTTTCTGACTCCAGTGCGCCGCTCATCCCGGATCCACAGGAACTCATCCCGTTTGCCGGGCCTCCTGAACGAACACGACCCCTGCGTGTCCTCTCTGGCTGAGCTGGAGCTGCTGGACGCCGGTGACTCCAACGCCTACATCTACAGAAAGAACCCTGCGCTGCTGCAGCACCTCCCTGATCAGTGTCAGGAAGTCCAGAGCGCCGAACACGCCTGCAAATAAACAGTCATCAGCACAGGaagcacacacactttaactacAGTTACATACAAATACTGAACTGAGCTGTGGTAGGAAAGACAGTGGGCTGATtttgaatatgtaaatatgtgaaTTTCTATTGGTTCAGTTACATCAGAAAAGCTGATGTTTAGAGGTGATTGAAGACAAAAGGATGAAAATTAATGTTACACTAAGGGGTTTGGATGTTTGTGTTAACTGAACTGTTTAACTGATCATTTAAGTGTGTTTTAACAATGCTCAACTAAAACCAGACGGAAGTAGAAgtttgtaatgtaaaaaaaaaaaaagctttgaatACACAAGCAGGCTGTACTTTTCACACTAAAAAGCTTCTGAAACCAAACTGGAGGGTAGAAATGTTGAATGCGCACAAAAGTTCACATACTGAGACTATTGTGTTTATAGATATTCTGAG encodes:
- the si:ch211-266i6.3 gene encoding cytoskeleton-associated protein 2, translated to MDTAVKKSNKENSKPEAGPKKTESRNVISKQQLTRPAPLRSKNNPMDEKAGLGLDKAELKAKVKQSKPAKINNSGPMQRNTLSQAFRTEQTLRHRKLVLETQKPPSSVPPKPLLPGTYKGRVVQSKIDCFRKPQSGHEKNPSENKTKAETAVRSKSTTVLSASTRARVQHSVERKAKSGSAARINVQKMVPQRQIQTTAPARTTTISTKPSTLSRKPSTISIKPSTISTKKHTIFTKPSTISTKPSVISRKPVTMSARPPTVTSFIKKKEPTKSAAAASEQKPQRPVSSSISQYRVRVESAEERRKKLADWLALKGKTQKRPAIMGKSASQTCKPRLGAEGEDKAQPEASEQAEVVPVNETHKSEVPQRKPAFSNTPSHILNTTLDLLDNSDTELPAEPEIRMESLVINLCERLEAMETPSTCESDTKAGGSTEAEVKVEEETPEYEILEEEELSEEPNSSAGVDKKEEEEDGEEEKKTIKVKAEEEKKLSDCDEEEGEEEEMDSTPADVLNACVVKYSVKTTPYLQSVKKRMEGEMANGTPGSCCKSSIKKLKFLTPVRRSSRIHRNSSRLPGLLNEHDPCVSSLAELELLDAGDSNAYIYRKNPALLQHLPDQCQEVQSAEHACK